Part of the Nicotiana sylvestris chromosome 5, ASM39365v2, whole genome shotgun sequence genome is shown below.
GGTCGAAATGTTAGCCCGTTGTAATTTGAGCGAGGCCGAATTATTCTTTTGGGGATGGTCTTTGGCCGtagaggtgttatttcgagttgaggtcgaaatgttaaccctctgtaattcgagcgaggtcgaattttttcttttggcgatggaCTTTgaccgtaggggtgttatttcgaactagggtcaaaatgttaacccgctgtaattcgagcgaggtcgaattttttcttttggcgaaggccttaggggtgttatttcgaactagggtcaaaatgttaacccgttgtaatttgatcgaggtcgaattttttcttttggcgatggcctttagCCGTaggggtgctatttcgaactaggatcgaaatgttaacccgttgtaattcgagcgaggtcgaattttttcttttggcgatggcctttggcagtaggggtgttatttcgagttgaggtcgaaatattaacccgttgtaattcgagcgaggtcgaattttttCTTTTGTCAGATTTTGGAGAATTTCACAGTCACTGTACTGTTTGTGCATACGTCGGGGTGAGTCCTGACGTACTCGATTTTGTTTTTACTAGAGAATATTGGGTGTTCCCTGGGAAAGTCGCAGTTTTGCTTAGCTTCTGCTTTTCCTGGGTAagtcccagtttgcttaattttgcttgTATTTGGAGAATACGATGTGTTTcctgggtgagtcccagtttgcttaattTCACTTACATTGGAGAATACGATGTGTTTCCTGGGTGAGTCCCAATTTGCTTTACTTTGCTTGTGTTGGAGAATACTTTGATGGGGAGTACAAAATGTTTCTCTGTTTCATTCACTGGAGAATGTTGTACATGTTCGTTTCATACATATATTAGAGAAGTTTCCgtgtatctagtcccttcatcgcCCGGCCTAGGGGAAGTGGTCGACAGGCAGGGTGATGAATCATACTTGAACTTTGAGATGTCCCTTTCATCGCCTGGTTAGAAATCTCCCCGAGAAGACCCAACTGGGATGaaacccgggtgagggaaaaaggGTACGACTTGAGGGGTGTCCTTTTTTAGGgtgttgaagtatttgaggtgggcgacattccaattgttttgtaatagttttccttccattgtttctagttggaatgctcTTTTGCTCGCTTGCTCGTGCGAGTGCTCGCATTCCTGTTTAAACCAACAAAAGAGGATAAACTAAAATGAAATTTTCCATACCTCGACCAACGAGTCAGTGAAAAAACCGGCGTTGTAGTGTTACTCGCTCTGCTTGGTGTTCGAATGGTGGTTTCAGATTTGGCGACCGTGTTCAGCTCCATTGTTAACAGCTTCTAGGCTCTACGGGGTTGGGCCCACCTCGCTTGCTGAAGTGTTGAAATCGAGTTCCGATCCGATCTCGTTTGATTTGTACCAACAACAAGGGGAACATGTCATACTTCATTCATAGATCATCCAATGCGTGAGGGAATGTGAAAGTAGGGCATGATGTGCCCATTTTTTCAAAGGACCGCGCAACAAGTTGTCGTCCCCTCCTAAGGGGTGGGAATGCGGGTTATTATATAAGGTAAATGTGTCAAATAGGGATATGGCCACGCTGGATGACCGCCATCCTATTTTGAACGTGCATATGTCGTGCTAAACCTATCGCTACAGGCGAGATGTGGGTTTTGCATGGATATTGGTTATAACTTCTACTTTTATGTAGCAACCTGACCTTGATTAGTACGATTGTCTCGAAGGTTTATTTACCACTCTTTCGAGTGGGTAGTGACATTTCGTCGGTTCTAGATCTGAAGGAAACTAAGAAATttggctaagaaatccccacagacggcaccaaattgtttgaccaaaaagtgtaaAACCCTTTTGTCGAACTAATTATTAATAATATAGAAGGTAAATCTTAACCAAacataattaattccagatcCAAACATACAGACTGCGAGatagaagaagaataagaatgcGTAATATTTCTTAACGTAAATAATCGTATATCAAACATGAGAGATGAGCTTACATCTAGGACAAATATGCGTCATAATCACGGGAGCAAGGAAGGGGAAGAGAGGGAACTGTTGATGATGAAGAGATTCCTCTTATTGACTCTTGTCCTCGTAACTCTCTCTGAAAAATCCCCCTTTTTATCTGAGTTTTCCCCATATATATAGTTCATTTCCCTTTTATCCGATGGTCTTTGATCGGCGTACTTTCTTACAATTGTATCTTTCGTCGTTTGCTCGAACACGACGCTTGTTATGTGATGTAAGCTTTCCGACGATTTGACCCCGGCGATGATCGAGGTGCTCTTTGCTATCTCGCCCCGTGAGCATGATTACGGCTTGGTCGACCCCTTTTCATTTCTCTTAAGGACAACCATTctagtcagattttgacccatacaattaTCTATAAGCTATTCCACATTTTTCTTAGTAGTAACAGGCTGCACCATTTGACCAATCTTATAAGGCAACTAGAGTCGGTCCCATATTTCTTGTGCCAACTCTCGCAAACATTCATCACATAGATCATTTAAGATAATAATTTAGTTTCAAAAAACTTTTGGTTGATCTCTCATGACAGTAGAACCAAACAAAGTGcattactttttctttttctttcactaGAACCCAATCCCCCTGTGACTATTGTTACATTTGTCTACATCTCCATTGTAATTCTTTTTAGATATAGTTATGCAATTCCACTAAATTAATGGATGTGCCCGTCTTTGTTTAAAAGCTCAGAAATAAACTCAGCTCAACTAGTCAAGGGGTTGAGTTAAACGACCGAGTACAAGAACCAAAACTCAATCACTATACTTCTTCAAAAGAACATAAATTATATTATTCATGATACAAGCAAAATAATTCAACTGTTCGACTTTTGAGTTAATAAATCTTTTGAAGTTTAACAAATAAAAGATCCGAGAAAACAATCAAGTTTCCACACAAAGTTCAGGCATAATGTAAATTTGCATTAACTCGATCCATTGCTTGCGATGACTCAGTAAGTCATCCAAGTTTTGACAAATATTTGGTGCATCTGATTTCAGTAAGGGTGAGAAACTATTTGGAAAGAAAAAATACTGAAGGAAAAGGAGAAGTGTTTGCTGCTTccacccccccccctccccccgagCTTCCGACTACTACTGACACCCAAACTGCACCCTCCAAACCCTCTGTACTACTGACCAGGTAGCAATGAACAactactaccaccaccaccactagCACTGACGAGCACCAGAAAAAACTACCACCATCACTACTTGATACACGAAAATaagtgtattggtcaaaatctgaccgctaTGATCGATCCAACCGACATCCCATCCAAACGGCGAGGCAGTGGAAGACGACATGGTTTATTCCAAATACCGTACTCGCAATACCCGCCAAGTCAAAAAATAACGCACAGGGGACGACGAAGGTGGACGTAATATGAAAGTGTGTCGAACCAAGTACATAGCAGAGATTCCATAATTATATATATGGTGGAAGACCTTCTAGGAAGGGGGGgccttcttctctttctctttcctcTCCTTTGTACCTTCATAGTAGAAGGAAGAACAAAGCAATCTCCAAGAGAGTATGTAAAATGATTTTCTCCACCGATTAATgggagaaaaatgaaaagcatcaATAAGATTGGTTACCTCTATCTTGTCTTATGCATTATTTTCTAATTAGTTTATAGATCTGGAGTTACCCCttcatcttctttaattgatttaataaaaaaggtttcaatatcttttgggtcAAACAACAAGCTCCAAAGCTTCAAGAGCTATAACGCCCTTGGCTCAAGAATCGGCCAAGCACTCAGGCTGCAAGCAGATCATAAGCTTTCAAAGGGCCCAAAGTAGTGGCAATTCCAGTATTAAGAATGTATAACAATATATTACAATAATCTTCTGGAAATGTGTAACTAGTACACAAACTGTTCATGTACGACTTACAGTTGACATGGATGGACCATTATAAGCCGCCATGGGCAGATAAATAGAGTACAATACAATCACACGGATTGACCATGAAAGTGTAACAAACTGAAGATACCAAATAAGATTTACATCTTCACCTGCCATAGACAAAATATGCAAAATTCGTTAGAACATGTAAATATAGGCCTATAAAGGGAAAGCACAAAGACCTTCAGAGAGTTCAATTCAGCAGTGCCGAACTGTACAATTGCTTAATACAACAAAGACTTAATAGAATTTAGAACAGCCTCAATGAAATAAAGTGAAAAATATACTATGCTAGAAGGAAAAATATTTATTAACAGGAAACGTACGATCTTGAACATTGAACAAAGCAACCTCTGTATTCCTAACACATACATAATACCTCTCACAACTATGGCATCTTAATGACTATTGATCAAAATGTACGGCAAGCACGAATAAGAAGAAAACAACTCTTCTAGAGGAAAAAGGATCTATCTAAATATGTGCTTAAACAAGAAATACATTACTATATGCTCCAAGTTCTATAAGTCGATGCCTCCGATGATTAAGACTAAAATACATTCTCATCATAAGAAAGAACCATGagaatttttactatttttagttTGAGTTACAGTAGGACGAACTACATGAGTAGTTGCACCAGATAGGATAGGTTAAAGGTCAAACATTTGGAATCAGGAGTCCCAACAATAGCGTCTTCTTCAAATTACGAGTAGAGATTTGGGGAGAATGGATAGGACAAGGTGGTGGATGACGTAAAGGAAGCGAAGGCCCATCCTGTGCTTTTGGGAGATTCTTTCCACATAAGGCAGATCTTTTTCTTTCCATCCCAAATAGAACAATTGAATAGGAACCTAGTTGTGACCAAGGTGCTTTCAAGCTTAGGGTTAGCAGGTTGTTGGCTGGGAAAGCGTAAAAGAATGAAACCTTCAAGAGATCATAGTTAACAAGCCAGCTGTGGAAGAACAATCTTCCCTGTCTATATCGATCCTCCATAGTCCAATCAGAATCTAGAATTGGCGGAGAGGTTCTAACTAGCTGGCCTAACTAACCGCTACAAGCGGGTAGGAAATAGATATGGAGGAGATTCAAGTCAAGATGATGGATCACTATCACTATAGATAGATGCTTTCCCTGGACTGTGTTCAATGGCACCTCGGTCTCCTTTGTCAATGGATAAACTTATCCTACACAAAAATTTCATTTCTCTTATAAGTATTAATCTTGCCAGTTCTTATCCATATAAAACAAGTGCACCTTGAATTAAAGACACAAATTTGCTTGGGTTGTTTCTAGTCTCAATAAATGTAACTTCATGAAATAAAATCCAAGACTTCAGAGACTATGTCACTTTCAAATGTAATCAGAAAACCAAGAAAACAGAGTGAAGATACCTCAATATACCCAGCTGTTATTCAGACTTTTGCTGATTCCTTCTCTCTCCAAGTTGCAAGGACCTCATCGGTTCTAAATCGCTGTGTGAATGTTGATTCCTCCATCGGAGTCGATGCACCATTTGCATACTCTAGGAGACCAGTATAAGCAATCATTGCTCCATTGTCAATGCAGTACCTGTCATCAGTTGCAAACAACTTGCCGCCCCTCTCAGAGCACATTATTTGCATCATCTGTTGCAAGCGCTCATTGCATCCTACACCAccaacaattagcacattttTCTTATCACAATGAGCCATTGCTCGTTCTGTAATCTCTACAAGCATCGCAAACAGAGTTTCCTAAAAGAATtgcaaacaaaagaaaaggtaaTCAAAACGTTTTCTTTTCAGATTTTGGAGTCTGACGCGGCATAAATGATTGAAGATAAGAAGTCAAAATCTGAAATATTAACCTGCAAAGAGAAACAAAGGTCTGCTGGTGTGCACTCATTATTTTTCAGCTTCTCCTCTGCAGTGGCTTCAATGTAGCTCAGTATTCCACTGAATGATACATCCATTCCCTTTACAACATATGGAAGTTCAATGAACTTTTCCCCCTTCTTTGCAAGCTGATGGGAAGGAAAACAAATATGAGATCTCTGATTAATTCCTCTAACATCTTGTGCTATCATAATAGATAAAAGCATGAACCAGCTACATTTACGAATACAGATTTAAAAAGTCAGCAGATAATAAATTATGTGAATAACTTATGGAAGGCGTCAATTATAAGATGGTGTTAACAAGCTCTACTAAAGTGTGTAAAAACTATATCATCCATCACTAGTATTTTGCTTCACCTAAATCACTTTACCCTTCCTTACAAAactttaatactgagatgtaaaACACTCAAAAATACATGAAAACTACAAGTCTATAACATACAAGGCAAAAAAGATGAGAATTTGGCACTGTATGACAACTAGTCTCAGTTAATGGTATAAATTAACCCAATGTCTAGTTGTTGGCACCTCGTCGGCCATATTAGctttttaagtaaaataattGGCAAAATATAGTCCCATCCCCTAAACCCTACTTCCCAATTTATTCTCTCTCCCCATAACCGCCTCTCCACCTCTCTTAGTCATCTCCTCTCTCACGGTTTAGGGTACAGATTATAGCAAATCAAACACGAAAATCAGTGGGATGAATAATGAATGGATGATCCTGTTCCTTTTGCTTTTCGATCCCTACCAGAGATTATATATCCTTTGGTTCAGTAATGGGTTTGGTGGTGGGGAGGGTAATGGTGATATAACAGTTGAAGATTATCGTTTTGGGGTGAATTAAAGAACGACGGGGAAAACGTGTTTGGGTTTTTGGCTGATGAGAAGCAATGGTGGCTTTTGTGACTAAAAATGAAAGCTCAGCCAGTGTGAGACCGTAGAGTGGTAGTGGTCGACGGTGTGAGATTCACAAAGAGGTCTCTATTTGGTGATTTTGCGTATATCACCATTTATACATGTGTGTATATCacattgcatataggatttagatacaacaacaacaacaactacccaatAAAATCCCATAAAGTGGGGTCTGGTGAAGGTaatgtgtacgtagaccttacccctaccctgatagggcagagaggctgtttccgatagaccctcggctcagaaaaaagaaaaagagaaggagaCAATTCATTAGTAACTCCGGTAGAAACCATAATAGTAACAGAAGCATAACAACCAAAAGAtaaatgacatgcaataacagtaaccaGTAACTAAGGCCCGGGGCTAAGATAAACAGCAAGGATAGTGTGGATTCAACATAAACTGCAAACTATCTAAGATCAACCCTAATCCAACCCCGCCTCACCCCCGGTATGAAGTACGCAAAGCTCTACtcccccctaacctacaaccctaatgcttgacctccaaaccttcctatcaagggtcatgtcctcagaaaTTTGCAGTCgtaccatgtcctgcctgatcacctctcctcaatacttcttaggcctccctctacctcttctcgtacccaccACGGCTAactgctcacacctcctcaccggagcatcaaggcttctcctccgcacatgcccgaaccatctgagcctcgcttcccgcatcttgtcatccacaggTGTCACGCCCACCTTCttccgaatatcatcattcctaatcttgtctatcctagtgtggccgcacatccacctcaacatacTCATCTCTGttactttcatcctctggatatgggagttcttaaccggccaacactctgccccatacaacatggctggTCTAACCacagctctataaaacttacctttgagtaacggtggtactttcttgtcacacaagactcccgatgcAAGCCTCCATCTCATCCAGCCCGCCCATATACGGTgagtgacatcctcgtcgatctcttcGTCCCCCTGGATCATCGACCCAAGATACTTGAAGctatctctcttggggatgacctgtgatCCAAGCCTCACGTCCCTGCCTACTTCCCTCGACTCAGCGCTAAACTTGCACTCCAGGTACTCTGTCTTAGAcctgctcaatttgaaacccttagactcgagggtctgtctccaaacctccaatctcTCGTCAACACCGACCCTCGTCTCATCAATAAgtactatgtcatcagcaaataacatatACCATGGCACacccccttgaatatggtgtgtcaatgcatccatcaccaaggcaaataagaacgggctaagcgcagagccttggtgtaatcccataacaaccggaaaatgctcCAAGTCGCCTCCCACAGTTCTAACTTTAGTCTTAGCTCTATCGTACATGTCCTTGATTGCTCTTATGTAGGCTACCGGCACGCCCTTTGCCTCAAGACATCTCCAAAGCACCTCCCTAgggaccttgtcatacgctttctccaagtcaataaacaccatgtgcagattcTTCTTCCTATCCTTGTACTGTTCCACCAActtcctaataaggtggatagcttcagTAGTGGAGCGACCCGGCATGAACCCAAACTGATTGTCGGATATAGACGTCGTCTTCCTCACCCTcacctccaccaccctctcccagactttcatggtatggctaagtaacttgatacccctataattgttacaacactggatatcacctttgttcttgtacaacggtaCCACTGTACTTGACCTCCACTCCTCCGGTATCCTCTTCGTCCtaaaaattacattgaacaacccagtcaaccactccaatcctgctctacccacacacttcCAAAACTCAACCGGGATTTCATCAAGCCCGGTCGCTCTACCCCTACTCATCTTGCGCAAAACCCCCACGACCTCCTCCACCTTAATGCGCCTGCAATACCTAAAATCTCGGAGACTTTCCGAATGCCCCAAGTCCCCTAGCGCTATATCCCGGTCCCCCTCCTTGTTCAGAAGACCATAGAAGTACGTCTGCCATCTCTGCTCAATCTGGGACTCTCccatcaatactctaccatcctcgtctttgatgcaccttacttggtccagatcccgggcCTTCCTCTCCCTCGCTTTAGCCAACCGAAACAACTTCCTGTCCCCGCCTTTCTCCCCCAATTCCTCGTATAGGCAGCCAAACGCTGCattcttagcctccgtgaccgccAGCTTTGCCTCCTTCCTTGCCACCTTGTACCTCTTTCTATTCGCTCTCCTTTCCTGCTCGCTTGTACTCCCTGCCAACTTCGCGTATGCTACCTTCTTCgcctccactttaccttggactacgtcattccaccaccagtcgcaTATAGGATTTAGATGTTGCCAATATTTTGGGCTATAGGCGCCAATGCCAATAGTTGGCTAAATGGCTGCCAATTGCTCTTTAGAGTTGTATATAGGTGTCAATTTCCCAAAAAAGATCAGGTATAGCCAGCTGTAATCTGAAGCAAATCCAATATCACAAAACAAGAAAATAATGAATAAAACGGTAGAGGCAAAGTAGGACACTGAAGAAAGATACAAAAGGATAAAGAAGAGCATAATGTATAGGAAAGACAGAATACACTAACAAGATCCCTGTTTATCAAACCCGACCCCAACCCGTCATGAATCAGATGCAATCCACAGGGACCTTAATTATCATGCACCCCCTCCTAATCAAATTAAACATATTAGTCAGAGCAGCCTTCCCTTCTCGGTAATGTCCCATTTCTATCTTAAGTTGGTTAAAACATACCTTTATTTAGTCAGCTAGCTGGTTGACCAAATTAAAATAATGAACAGTACACTAAATTTCTAAAATTGTAACGGAAGGAAGTAGATGTGGTGAAATTGGTAAAATGGGTGACAAACAAGCAGACTAGATTAGAGAGCTGGAAGTCCAGATTCTCCAAAGCTACTTTAAGAGCTAAGGGAGAGAACACATGGTAAAATATGCAGGAAAACATGACAACTAAGAGGTGGCTAAGATAAGCAGCAATAAAGTACACCAATACCCAGGCATATTATCAAAACATCTATTAAAAAGTGCACAACCCTAGCCCTTGAAAAGGACAAACTTTGTCCTCGGGCTTCTTAATGTTACCATTCATCCTCTCTCTGCCCAACCCACAAAATCTCTTTACCTTGTTCGCATCTCCTAAGCAGGGTTTAACATGATCATAACCTTTACTCGTGATTCGTGAAAAGTATGGTATTCATTCAATAGCTTATACCAATAAATGCAATAAGATTCTCAGTACATTAACCTAAATTAAGAATAACAACTAACAAAGAATCACAAAACTAGTCAAAATACACCTTGCACCCCATCTGTTTTTAACAGTCACTATTTAGACTGTGTACGATAACTTTTCTTTGACCAAGATTTCCTTAACTGTTGTTAtacatatttttaatatttaGAAGTCCAGCTTAACTTAGTTTCTGAATAAAGATTTGATTTTTCATAAAACAAACGAAGCCAAGTCCAAATTTAAGCAATGGAacccagaggcggatccaggatttaaattatatgggttcaattttaatatttttaacattgaacccattataatatgggttcatatctactatttttgcaattttagtaaatttttacatacaaattttGACTCCgcatcgaaagttatgggttcagttgaacccgtaaGTTATACACTACATCCGCCTCTGATGGAACCGAAAAAAATACTTTCTACTACAAAGTAGCTAAACTAACCTGTTCAATGTTGTACCCAGGGCTAGGATCATTGGACAGAGTAAGAACCCTAGCAAACCTATCCAAGCAATTCCCCACAGCAATATCAATCGTCTCCCCGAAAATCCTATACCTTCCCTCACTATACGCAATAACCTGAGTATTTCCCCCACTCACATACAACACAACCGGATCATCAGCCCCGGTTACAATCCGACCCATTTCAATATGGGCCACACAATGGTTTACCCCAACGATAGGTTTCTTCCACAGCTGAGATAACACGCGCACTACCACCGCCGCAACCTGCAGCGGCGCACCCATGCCGGGGCCTTTCGTATAGCAGAGACAGTCTATTTCGTCCGGAGTTACTCCGGCGGTTTCTAGGGCGGATTTTATTAAGGGTAGCACGTGTTGGTGGTGGTGCTGCGCGGTTTCACGCGGGAGAAAACCGTGGCCCGGCGGCGTAATGTAAGTGTGCCGTGGATTTGAGAGGATTGTGCCATCGAGTGCTACTACTCCTACGCCGATTTTGTTGGCGGAACCCTCGAACCCTAAGGCTATCAATTTCTTCTCTTTCATTTCTGAATGGAAAACAACGCCGCCGCCGGAGGATTGAGGTTTAGTAGTGAAACGAGCAGTGACGACAAGGGTTTAGAGCGAGGGAGTGGTTGTTCGTTGTTGTATTTGAAATATATGAATTTACAAATCAGTACCACGGTTTTCAGAGTCTCATAT
Proteins encoded:
- the LOC104246381 gene encoding uncharacterized protein is translated as MKEKKLIALGFEGSANKIGVGVVALDGTILSNPRHTYITPPGHGFLPRETAQHHHQHVLPLIKSALETAGVTPDEIDCLCYTKGPGMGAPLQVAAVVVRVLSQLWKKPIVGVNHCVAHIEMGRIVTGADDPVVLYVSGGNTQVIAYSEGRYRIFGETIDIAVGNCLDRFARVLTLSNDPSPGYNIEQLAKKGEKFIELPYVVKGMDVSFSGILSYIEATAEEKLKNNECTPADLCFSLQETLFAMLVEITERAMAHCDKKNVLIVGGVGCNERLQQMMQIMCSERGGKLFATDDRYCIDNGAMIAYTGLLEYANGASTPMEESTFTQRFRTDEVLATWREKESAKV